Proteins from a genomic interval of Medicago truncatula cultivar Jemalong A17 chromosome 3, MtrunA17r5.0-ANR, whole genome shotgun sequence:
- the LOC25489100 gene encoding cytochrome P450 71D11, protein MALLVLYLPYIFFFILLTLIVQKIRKKKSYSAYNIPPGPRKLPIIGNIHNLLSSQPHQKLRDLAKKYGPVMHLQLGEVSAMVISSPECASEVMKTHDIHFSSRPQILATEIMSYNSTSIAFAPYGNYWRQLRKICTLELLSLKRVNSYQPIREEVFFNLAKWIASQVGIPINITEAVRSSIYTIVSRAAFGNECKDQDKFISVVKQSIKVAGGFDLGDLFPSAKWLQLVTGMRPKLERFHRQTDQIFENIINEHKEEKYTKAKDDQGKVEEDLIDVLLKYEDGSNQEFTLTKNNIKAIILDIFAAGGETSASTIDWAMVELVKDPRIMKKAQDEVREVFKMKGRVDENCINELNYLKLVVKETLRLHPPAPLLLPRECSQECDINGYHIPIKTKVLVNAWAVARDPNYWTEPERFYPERFIDSDIDYKGSNFEYIPFGAGRRICPGSTFGLTNIELVLAMLLYHFDWKLPSGITGEEMDMTEEFGLTVRRKDDLLLCPFVYNPLQGT, encoded by the exons ATGGCTCTACTAGTCCTCTACTTGccatatattttcttctttatccTCTTAACCCTTATAGTACAAAAgataagaaagaagaaaagttaCTCGGCTTATAACATACCGCCTGGGCCTAGAAAGTTACCAATTATAGGAAATATACACAATCTGTTAAGCTCTCAACCCCATCAAAAATTAAGAGACTTGGCGAAAAAATATGGACCAGTGATGCATCTTCAACTTGGAGAGGTTTCTGCTATGGTCATTTCATCCCCCGAGTGTGCTAGTGAGGTGATGAAAACCCATGATATTCACTTTTCATCAAGGCCTCAAATCCTGGCTACAGAAATAATGTCTTACAATTCCACAAGTATAGCTTTTGCTCCTTATGGTAATTATTGGAGACAGCTACGGAAAATCTGCACACTGGAGCTTTTAAGCCTAAAAAGGGTCAACTCATACCAACCAATTAGAGAAGAAGTGTTTTTCAATCTTGCCAAATGGATTGCCTCACAGGTCGGAATTCCAATCAACATTACTGAAGCTGTACGTTCGTCAATATACACAATTGTTTCGAGGGCTGCTTTTGGCAATGAATGCAAAGACCAAGATAAATTTATATCAGTGGTAAAACAATCAATAAAGGTTGCAGGGGGTTTTGACTTGGGAGATTTGTTTCCCTCAGCTAAATGGTTACAGCTTGTTACTGGTATGAGGCCTAAGCTTGAGAGGTTTCATCGACAAACTGATCAGATATTTGAAAACATCATCAATGAGCATAAAGAGGAAAAGTACACAAAAGCCAAAGATGATCAAGGTAAAGTAGAAGAAGATCTGATAGACGTTCTCTTAAAATATGAGGACGGTAGCAACCAGGAGTTTACCTTAACAAAAAACAATATCAAGGCCATAATCCTG GACATTTTTGCTGCTGGAGGTGAGACATCAGCAAGCACCATAGATTGGGCAATGGTAGAATTGGTAAAGGATCCAAGAATCATGAAGAAAGCACAAGATGAGGTGAGAGAGGTTTTCAAAATGAAAGGAAGGGTTGATGAAAATTGCATCAATGAACTCAATTATTTGAAATTAGTTGTCAAAGAAACCTTAAGGCTACACCCTCCAGCACCTCTTTTGTTACCGAGAGAATGTAGTCAAGAATGTGATATAAATGGTTATCACATACCGATTAAGACTAAGGTGTTAGTCAATGCTTGGGCAGTTGCAAGAGATCCAAACTACTGGACTGAACCAGAGAGGTTTTATCCAGAGAGATTCATCGACAGCGATATTGACTATAAAGGGAGTAACTTTGAGTACATTCCTTTTGGTGCTGGAAGAAGAATATGTCCAGGGAGCACATTTGGTTTGACAAATATTGAGCTGGTCCTTGCAATGTTATTGTATCATTTTGACTGGAAGCTTCCTAGTGGAATAACAGGTGAAGAAATGGATATGACTGAGGAATTTGGACTCACGGTGAGAAGAAAAGATGATCTTTTATTGTGCCCTTTTGTTTATAATCCTTTGCAAGGTACATGA
- the LOC25489101 gene encoding cytochrome P450 71D11, which yields MALEVIYLSYLFSFVLLALVLQKVGKKLKKTDSTYNLPKGPIKLPIIGNLHNLLSSQPHQKLRDLARKYGPLMHLQLGQISMVVISSSDCAREVMKTHDINFAIRPPSLASVIISYNSTGIASASCGNYWRQLRKICTLELLSLKRVNSYQPIREEELSNLVKWIASKEGSPINLTQAVISIIYTIVSKAAFGKKFKDQDKFISAVKELVKVAAGFNLADFFPSITWLQYFTGLRRNLEREHLQIDQIMENIITEHKEAKSKGSYDQAETDQDLVDVLIKYEDGSNKEFFLTKDNIKAIILDIFGAGGETSASTIDWAMVEMVKDPRIMKKAQDEVREVFKMKGKVDENCINELNYLKLVVKETLRLHPPAPLLLPRECSQACDINGYHIPIKTKVIINAWAIARDSNYWTEPERFYPERFIESDIDYKGSNFEYIPFGAGRRICPGSIFGLRNIELALAMLLYHFDWKLPSGITGEEMDMTEEFGLTVRRKDDLLLCPFVYHPLQVT from the exons ATGGCTCTAGAAGTCATCTACCTGTCTTATCTTTTCTCCTTTGTTCTCTTAGCCCTTGTTTTACAAAAAGTAGGAAAGAAGCTCAAGAAAACAGATTCAACTTATAACCTCCCTAAAGGGCCTATAAAGCTACCAATTATTGGAAATTTACACAATCTGTTAAGTTCTCAACCACATCAAAAACTAAGAGATTTGGCTAGAAAATATGGACCCTTGATGCATCTTCAACTTGGACAGATTTCCATGGTTGTAATTTCATCATCTGACTGTGCTAGGGAGGTGATGAAAACTCATGACATTAACTTTGCAATAAGGCCTCCATCGCTAGCTTCGGTGATAATTTCTTATAATTCTACAGGTatagcttctgcttcttgtgGTAATTATTGGAGACAGCTAAGAAAAATTTGCACATTGGAGCTTTTGAGCCTAAAACGCGTCAACTCTTACCAGCCAATTAGAGAAGAAGAGCTCTCTAATCTTGTCAAATGGATTGCTTCGAAGGAAGGATCACCCATCAACCTCACTCAAGCTGTAATTTCTATAATATACACCATTGTTTCAAAAGCTGCCTTTGGCAAGAAGTTCAAAGACCAAGACAAATTTATATCAGCAGTAAAAGAGTTAGTAAAGGTGGCAGCAGGTTTTAACTTAGCAGATTTCTTTCCTTCTATTACATGGCTGCAATATTTCACTGGTTTAAGGCGTAACCTTGAGAGGGAGCATCTACAAATTGATCAGATAATGGAAAACATCATCACCGAGCACAAAGAGGCCAAGTCAAAAGGCAGTTATGACCAAGCTGAAACAGATCAAGATCTGGTAGATGTTCTCATAAAATATGAAGATGGCAGCAACAAGGAATTTTTCTTGACCAAAGACAATATCAAGGCCATAATCTTG GACATTTTTGGTGCTGGAGGCGAGACATCAGCAAGCACCATAGATTGGGCAATGGTAGAGATGGTAAAGGATCCAAGAATAATGAAGAAAGCACAAGATGAGGTGAGAGAGGTTTTCAAAATGAAAGGAAAGGTTGATGAAAATTGCATCAATGAACTCAATTATTTGAAATTAGTTGTCAAAGAAACCTTAAGGCTACACCCTCCGGCACCTCTTTTGTTACCGAGAGAATGTAGTCAAGCGTGTGATATAAATGGTTATCACATTCCGATTAAGACTAAAGTGATAATCAATGCTTGGGCAATTGCAAGAGATTCAAACTACTGGACTGAACCAGAGAGGTTTTATCCAGAGAGATTCATTGAAAGCGATATTGACTATAAAGGGAGTAACTTCGAGTACATTCCTTTTGGTGCCGGAAGAAGAATATGCCCAGGGAGCATATTTGGTTTGAGAAATATTGAGCTGGCCCTAGCAATGTTGTTGTATCATTTTGACTGGAAGCTTCCCAGTGGAATAACAGGTGAAGAAATGGATATGACTGAGGAATTTGGACTCACGGTGAGGAGAAAAGATGATCTTTTATTGTGCCCTTTTGTTTATCATCCTTTGCAAGTTACATGA
- the LOC25489102 gene encoding serine acetyltransferase 1, chloroplastic has protein sequence MIVLVLGRSFTSSLYKKTSPFTQNPFKPIFLLPPKFQSLFPFYPFPSSIMATCIDSSTPPPSRKPNIPHQHDDPSFNFVKFYRPFSHNHEKNLHTQRIVEDFEHVHLHDKVENGVEVDLWLKIQEEARLDLEQEPILSSYYFSSILSHKSLESALSNQLSIHLSNLSLSSTTLFDLFMNILVDDQDIIDAMKDDMKAVKERDPACISYVHCLLNFKGFLACQAHRVAHKLWLQGRKVLALLIQNRVSEVFAVDIHPGAKIGRGILLDHATGLVVGETAVVGNNVAILHNVTLGGTGKVCGDRHPKIGDGVLIGAGTCILGNIKIGDGAKIGAGSVVLKDVPPRTTAVGNPAKLIGGKDNPIMLDKIPSSTMDHTSYISEWSDYVI, from the coding sequence ATGATTGTTCTTGTTCTAGGTCGCTCCTTCACTTCCTCATTATATAAGAAGACTTCCCCTTTCACACAAAATCCATTCAAAcccatttttcttcttcccccAAAGTTTCAATCTTTATTCCCATTTTACCCTTTTCCTTCTTCTATCATGGCTACTTGTATTGACTCTTCTACCCCTCCTCCTTCTCGCAAACCAAACATTCCTCATCAACATGATGACCCTTCATtcaattttgtcaaattttacCGACCCTTTTCACATAATCATGAAAAAAACTTGCATACACAAAGGATTGTTGAAGATTTTGAACATGTTCATCTTCATGATAAGGTTGAAAATGGTGTTGAGGTTGATTTGTGgttgaagattcaagaagaaGCAAGGTTAGATTTAGAACAAGAACCAATTTTATCTAGCTATTATTTCAGCTCAATATTATCACACAAATCATTAGAAAGTGCTTTATCAAATCAACTCTCAATTCATTTGAGTAATTTGAGTCTTTCTAGCACAACCCTTTTTGATCTTTTCATGAATATTTTAGTTGATGATCAAGATATTATAGATGCTATGAAAGATGATATGAAAGCAGTGAAAGAAAGAGACCCTGCTTGTATAAGCTATGTTCATTGTTTGTTGAATTTCAAAGGCTTTTTAGCTTGTCAAGCTCATAGGGTAGCACACAAATTATGGTTACAAGGAAGAAAAGTGTTAGCACTTTTGATTCAAAATAGGGTTTCTGAGGTTTTTGCAGTTGATATTCATCCTGGTGCTAAGATTGGTAGAGGGATTTTGTTGGATCATGCAACAGGTCTTGTTGTTGGTGAAACTGCTGTGGTTGGAAATAATGTTGCAATTTTGCATAATGTTACATTAGGTGGAACTGGTAAAGTTTGTGGTGATAGACATCCTAAGATTGGTGATGGTGTTTTGATTGGTGCTGGAACATGTATTTTAGGGAATATTAAGATTGGTGATGGTGCTAAGATTGGTGCTGGTTCTGTTGTGTTGAAGGATGTTCCACCAAGAACTACTGCTGTTGGAAATCCAGCTAAGTTGATTGGTGGAAAAGATAATCCTATCATGTTGGATAAGATTCCTAGCTCTACTATGGACCATACTTCATATATTTCTGAGTGGTCTGATTATGTTATTTAG